The Actinomadura graeca nucleotide sequence TACGCGGCGACCTCCTTGACGACCCGGACGATGGCCCGCTTCCGCGCGGTCTCCGCCTTCCCCGCGCGCACGGACACCGCCAGGCCCACGGCTGCGAGGACGGTGGCGTGCCAGGTCCGGAAGTCCTTGGCGCTGAAGTCGCCGTCCGTGACCTCACGGATGAACTCGTTGATGTCGGACGTGGTGACGTCGTGCCAGCCGGACCGCGTCCGGTAGGCGAGCAGCTCGGGACCCTCGTCGCGGCGGCGCTTGAGGCCGGAGACGACCTTGCAGACGCCCTCCTCGGCGACCGCCTGATAGCGCTCCTTCGACCCTTTCGCCGGGTACTCGAACGCCACCTCGCCGCGCCGGCACGTGACGTGCTCGCGCAGGACGGTGGCCAGCCCGTACGTGCCGTTGTCCGCCGCGTACGCCTCGCCGCCGATGCGGAAGAAGCCGAGGTCGATCAGCCGGACGGCGGCGGCCAGCACGCGCTCGCGTCCGTACCCGCGGCCCTCCAGATAACGGGAGAGGGTCGCGCGGACGGCCGGCAGCCGCTCGGCGAGCTCCAGCACGTGCTCGTGCTTCTCCCGGTCGCGCTGCTCGCGCCAGGCGTCGTGGTACAGGTACTGGCGGCGTCCCGCCGCGTCGGTCCCCATCGCCTGGATGTGCCCGTCGGCGTCCGGGCAGATCCACACGTCCCGCCACGCGGGCGGGATGACGAGGGCCCTGATCCGCTCCTTCTCGGCCGGGTCGTCCAGGGGACGGCCGTCCAGCCCCAGGTAGACGAAGCCGCGGCCGTGGCGGCGGCGGCCGAGGCCGGGCTCGGCAGGGTCACTGCGCCGCAGGGTCATCCCGGGTGGATCTCGCCTCCGGCGGGCACCAGCGTCTGGCCGGTGTAGTAGGACGAGAGCCGGTTCGCGGCGAAGAAGACATAGGACGGCGCGATCTCGTCGGGTTCGGCGGCGCGTCCCATCGGCGCCTGCTTGCCGAAGTCCTCGACCCGCTCCGCGTCGAAGGTGGCGGGGATCAGCGGCGTCCAGACCGGGCCGGGCGCGACGCAGTTGACGCGGATGCCGCGTTCCATGAGGTTCTGGGCGAGCGAGGTGGTGAGGGCCATCGCCGCGGCCTTGCTCGCGGAGTAGTCGATCAGGGTCTTGTTGCCGCGCAGCCCGTTGATGGAGCCGGTGATGATCACGGACGCGCCGGATCCCAGATGGCCGAGGGCCTCCTGGACCGTCCAGAACAGCGAGTACACGTTGACCTCGAACGTCCGGCGGAGCTGGGGACCGTCGATCTCGCGGACGTCCTGCACCGGCTTCTGCGTGCCGTGGTGCAGGACGAGCACGTCCAGGCCGCCGAGGTCGCGGACGGCGTGCCGGACGATCTCGCGGCTGTGGCGCTCCTCGGCCAGGTCGCCGCCGAAGGTGACGCACCGGCGGCCCTCGGCCTCGACGAGTCCTGCGGTGTGCCGGGCGTCGTCGTCCTCCTCCAGATAGGTGATCGCGACGTCGGCGCCCTCCTTGGCGAACGCGACCGCGGTCGCGCGGCCGATCCCGGAGTCACCGCCGGTGATCAGCGCCCGCCTGCCGTCCAGCAGGCCGCTGCCGGTGTAGCCGCGCATCTCGTCGTGCGGCTCGGGTGCCATGTCCGAGGTGCGTCCCGGGTAGGACTGGCTTTGTGCTGGAGGTTCCACCATGTCCGGCGGGTGCCCGGCTGCTCGCGGGACAAACATCCCCGTATCGTGACCGGCGGGTAACATCGTGCCTCCGTGATCGCCGGGGTGTGCGCGGAGCGCGCGATGGAGACTGAGTACCATCATCCCGAACCACATTCGGTCCCTCACGTAAGGTGCTGCTTATGGACCTGAACGGAGTTTCCGCCGTCGTATCCGGCGGCGCGAGCGGTCTCGGAGAGGCCACCGTCCGAGCGCTGGCCGCCCACGGCGCCACGGTGGTCGTCGCCGACCTGAACGAGGACAGGGGCAAGGCCCTCGCCGACGAGGTCGGCGGCATCTTCGTCAAGACCGACGTGTCGGACGAGGCGCAGGTGGGCGAGGCCGTCCGGACCGCCGCCGCCTCCGGCGCCCCGCTGCGCGTCATCGTCAACAGCGCCGGCATCGGCTGGGCGACCCGCACCGTCAACCGCGACGGCACCCCGCACGACCTGGCCTCCTACGAGACCGTCATCCGGGTCAACCTGATCGGCACCTTCAACCTGATGCGCATCGGCGCGGCGGAGATCGCCAAGACCGAGCCCGTCGACGAGGACGGCGCGCGCGGCGTGGTGATCAACACCGCGTCCATCGCCGGCATCGAGGGACAGACCGGGCAGATCGCCTACTCCGCCTCCAAGGGCGGCATCATCGGCATGACGCTGCCCGCCGCCCGCGACCTCGCCGCGATCGGCGTCCGGGTCAACACCATCTGCCCCGGAATCATCGACACCCCCATCTACGGTGAGGGCGAGGCCGCCGAGGCGTTCAAGGCCAAGCTCGCCGCACCCGTCCCGTTCCCGAAGCGGATGGGCAAGGCGTCGGAGTTCGCGCACCTCGTCACGGCCCTCATCGAGAACGACTACATGAACGGCGAGACCATCCGCTTTGACGGCGGTATCCGCTTCCAGCCGAAGTGAGGCACGAATGAGCGACGATGTTCTCACCGAGGAGGACGGCGCCGTCCTCGTCATCACGATCAACCGCCCGAAGTCCCGCAACGCCATCAACGGCGCGGTCGCCCAGGGGATCGCGGCCGCGCTGGACGAGCTGGACGCCCGCAGGGACCTCTCGATCGGCGTCCTCACCGGCGCGGGCGGCACGTTCTGCGCGGGCATGGACCTCAAGGGCTTCCTGACCGGCGACAACCCCGTCGTCGACGGCCGCGGGTTCGCGGGGATCGTGGAGCGACCGTCCGAGAAGCCGCTGATCGCCGCGGTGGAGGGCTACGCCCTGGCGGGCGGCTGCGAGGTCGCGCTGTCCTGCGACATGGTCGTCGCCTCGCGGGACGCGCAGTTCGGGCTGCCCGAGCCGACGCGCGGCCTCGTCGCCGCGGGCGGCGGCCTGCTCCGGCTGCCGCGGCGCATCCCGTTCCACATCGCGATGGAGATCGCCCTCACCGGTGACAGATATCCGGCGGAGCGGATGGCCGAGCTCGGGTTCGTCAACCGGCTGACCGACGCGGGCGGTGCCCTCGCCGCCGCGAAGGAGCTGGCCCTCCGGGTCGCCGAGAACGCCCCGCTGGCGCTCGCCGCCACCAAGAAGATCATCGTCGAGTCCGCCGACTGGACGCCCGAGGAGGCGTGGCGGAGGCAGGGCGAGATCACCCTGCCCGTCTTCACCTCCAAGGACGCCCAGGAGGGCTCGGCCGCCTTCGCCGAGAAGCGCAAGCCGAACTGGACGGGCGAATAGCCGGCCCCTGCACCAGGACGCCCGGGACCCACGCGGGTCCCGGGCGTCCTCGCGTCTGCGGGCCGTGTCCGCCGGAACGGAGCCCGCCGTCCGCCACGTCCGGGCAGGCGTGTTCCCGCTTGACGGGTTCTTGCGGCTGTTGCCGCGAGGGTGGTCCGGACATGGGGGAGATATGGGCAGGACGCGTGCTTGGGCCGCGGGGGCGCGGGGATGGGCCGCCTAGTGACCGCCGCGGTGCCGGCTCGTCCGGCCAGCGGTGGTCCTTTCCATGTCAGGCGAGAACGGGGGAACGGAAAGTGACGCTGGTCGAAGAAAGGCAGACCAAATCCACCGGCCGGGCGAAGCCGGCCCGGCAGTCCAAAGGAACGCGGCAGGCCAAGGCCACACGGCAGGCCAGGGGGAGCGGGCAGGCCGGGACCGCCAAGCGGGCCCAGGCGGACAAGGGCCTTCCGGACGTCGAGTACTCCAAGACCATCGATGAGTTCATCAAGAAGATCCAGACCTGGTACAAGGACGATCACGAAGGCTTCCGGACGCTGTTCGACGCGGCGATCAAACACGTCGTCCCGCCTCCCAAGGGAACTCCGGCGAACGTCTACTACAACTGGGAGAATCGCAAGATCAAGGACCTGTGCGACTTCTTCAAGGCGTGGTACAAGTGGCAGCCCGACGTCAACAGCGGGCTGGACTACATCGAGAAGTTCAGCTGGATCAACTACGAGAACGACTACGGCATGGTCTTCGTGACCTGCGGCCCGGGGCTCAAGATGACCGCGGACTTCACGAACCTCCAGGGCCTGCAGATGGACGCGCCGGATTCGAAGAAGCTCGTCGAGAAGTGGGTCAAGCAGCTCGGGCCGAAGCGGATGAGCGACTACGAGCGCCCCGCGGGGGGTTGGAAGAACTTCAACCACTTCTTCATCAAGGAGCTCAAGCCGGGCAAGCGGCCGATCGACGCGAAGGACGACGATAGCGTGGTGGTCGCGCCGACCGACTGCGTCATCAACATGATCGTCGACGATCTGACCGAGACGACGCCGATCCCGGTCAAGACGGTGACGATGAACGTCAAGCAGCTCCTCGACGGCTCCAGGCACCACAAGAGGTTCGTCGGCGGCACCGCGGTCTCCTGCATCCTGATGCCGGACACCTACCACTGGTACCACGCCCCGGTAGGGGGCGAGGTGGTGGAGGCCCGCGACGACATCGGCGGCGTCTACTACGGGATGCGCAACTTCCCCGAACTGCTCAACAAGGGGAACGTCGGCTACGGGTACGACTACCAGATGTTCGGCAACTTCCGCCGGGGCTACGTCATCATCAAGACGAAGTACCTGGACAGGAACGGGAAGCCGACCGAGGACGGCTATGTGGGCCTGGTGCCCGTGGGCCTCAACTCGATCGCCTCCGTCACGTTCCTTCCCAAGTTCAAGATGCTCACCCCGTCGGTCCCGATCGAGAAGGGGGAGAAGATCGGGAACATCCAGTACGGCGGGTCGCTGAACATCCTTCTCTTCGAGAAGGACCGGTTCCCCGCCCTTCAGCTTCTCCAAGGGCAGCGCATCGGGATCCTGGAGCAGCCGGCGCGCACGGCCGGGCTGTTCACGGGGCCCTACCACACCTCGTCCCAGCACCTTCGCCCCGTGGCTCCCTGATCATGGCGGCCACCGGAAAGGCGCAGAACGCGCCCGCCGCCATCGTGGACTCGATCCCGGCGAACATCTTCAACACGCTCCGCATCGACCTCTACACCAAGGACACCAAGAAGGCCCGCTCCTACGCGGGCTACGCGCACGTCGACAGCAAGACCTCGAAGGGCAAGAAGAACCACCTGTTCTACTGGCTCTTCGAAAGCCAGACGTGCAGCCCGAACGTCGCGGTCCACGACCAGCAGGACGAGATCAGCAAGACACCCCTGCTGATCTGGCTGAACGGCGGACCCGGCGCGTCCTCGCTGGCGGGTCTCTTCCTGGAGCACGGGCCGCTGAGCATCGCCGCCGACGGCGCCGGGACGATCTCGGTGTCCCCGAACAGCTGGAACGAGGAGGCGCACGTCGTCTACTGGGACCAGCCCATCGGCAGCGGATACAGCTATTCCGACGCCGGGGAATACGTCAAGGACGAGGAAGCCCTCAGCGAGATGTTCTGGGAGGCCCTGCAGCAGTTCTACGGGGCGCACCCGGAATACGCGAAGTGCCCGCTGTACATCAGCGGTCAGAGCTATGCCGGGAAGTACGTGCCGGCGATCGCGCTCAAGATCCATCAGAAGAACGGGGAGAAGGCGGGACGGCGCATCGAGCTCAAGGGGATCGCGGTCGGCAACGGCTGGATCAAGCCCGAGCTGTCGCTGCGCGTCATGATCGACTTCTGCTACGCGACCGGCTTCCTCGGGATCAACCAGACGAAGCCCCTCAACGACTGCCTCACCAAGATCGAGGAGGCGATCAAGGCGGGCAAGATGAAGGAGGCGAGCAAACTCGGTGACGAGCTGGTCGCCAAGATCTTGAAGCTCGGGGGGAACTTCGACGTCTACGACGTGCGGCGCTGGGACGGTCTGCCGTTCGGGGCCATGCGCGCCTACCTCAACAACAAGGACGTCAAGAAGGCGCTGCACGTCCCCGCCGACGTCACCTGGCAGTTCGCCGACAACGAGGGCCCGGTGGCCGAGAACCTGGCCGAGGACATCATGGCGGACTGCTCCGAGCAGTACGCCGAACTCCTTGAGGAGGGTTACAAGACCCTGCTCTACACGGGGAACTTCGACACCGCCTGCGGGTATCTGGCCACGGAGGAAATGCTGGCGGATCTCGAGAAATGGAGCGACCCGCACGAGAATGAGGCGTGGCTCAACGCCCCGAGGCTCGTCTGGACGCAGGCGCAGGGAGACCCGAAGGGGTTCGTCCGCAGGCACAAGAACCTGACGCAGGTGGCCCTGCCCGACGCCGGGCACGTGGTCCCGGCGTACCAGCCGCGGATCGCCCGGGAGATGATCTACAACTGGGTCTTCGGCCGTCCTTTCGTCGGCTACGACCCGCAGCAGCAGCTCAAGCAGCCCAACGGCAACTCCGGCTCGCGGAAGGGGGAGGCCCGCCCGGTGAAGGCCGGCCCCTGGCGGCACGGCGCCGTCTGAGGCGCCCGCGGCCGAGTCGGCCGACGGCCCCGCCCGCCGCCACCGGGACATCGGCGGGCGGGCGCCGGCGGGGCGGGCCTCCGGTTTCGTGACGGTGCGAGTACCCGCAGTTTGTGACGAAGTCGGCGCACATGATTCGGGAATGGTCACACGATGACGCGTCGACGCAGGTCAGGGGTTTGTCCCCCAAGACGGTCTCCTTCATCGCGTATTTCGGATGATGACCTCCGGGCATTGTGAACGGTCCTGCCGGTGGTTATTGTCGAAGCGGCGTCCGATTCCTCCGGAAGGGAGCGAGTTATGGACGTCGGTGCGGCGCCGTCGGTAGCCCTGAAGGGGACGCCGCCCTCGTTGGTGGGGCGCTCCGCGCCGGTCGCGTCCGTGGAGACCTGTATCGCCGCGAACGGCAGTGCCATCCTGACGGGTCCGAGTGGCATCGGTAAGACCGCGCTGCTCGAAGCCGTCGGGACCGCGGCCGCCGCGCGCGGTGAGCTCGTGCTGCGGGTCGCCGGGACGGAGACCGAACGGTGGGTGCCCTGCTCGGGCCTCGCCGAGCTGCTCGACCAGCTTCCCGGAACACTCACCGCGCAGTTGCCGCGGGAGGAGCTGTCCGGCCTGCCCGCGCCGCATCCGGCGCCTTCCGGCGAGCGGCCGCCCGACCGGTCGCCCCTGGACCACGCCGCGTGCCGCCTGGCGTTCCGCGGGCTGCTCGCCCGGTGCGCCGAGGAACGCCCGGTGCTGCTGCTCATCGACGACGCGCACTGGCTGGACACCGAGTCGGTCCACGCCATCCGCTACGCGCTCCGGCGGCTCGCCGCCCGGGGCGTGCGCGCCGTCGTCGCCGGGGGGTGGCCGGACGGCCTCGCCGCGGGCGACGGGAACGGCGCGCCCTGGACGCCCGTCCCCGACGCCCTCCACCTTCCCGTCCCGCCCCTGGGGCCGGACGAGCTGGCGGAGATGTTCGACAGCTACGGGCTGCCCGTCCGCGTGGTGAACACCCTGCACTCCGACTCCGGCGGCAACCCCTACCTCGCGCTCGCGCTGGCCGGGGCGTTCACCGACCGCATCCCGAGGCACTGCCGGCCCGCGCCGGTGCCGCAGCGGGTGCACGCCGTGATCGTGGAGCGGCTGGCGCGGCTGCCGGAGCAGGCGCGCGAGACGCTGCTGATGGCGGCGCTGGCGATCCGCCCGACGGCCGACCTGCTGCGCCGCGCGGGACGCACCGAGGCCGCGCGGGAGATCGGGCAGGCCGCCGACCTGGGGCTGCTGATCACCGAGGGCGGCGGTGTGCGGTTCACACCGCCCGCCGTCGGCACCGTGCTCGCCGAGGCCGCCGGAGCCGAGCATCTGGCGCGCGCCCACCGGGCGCTGGCCACCGTGGTGCCGGACGCGGCGGGACGGGCCAGGCACCGCGCGCTCGCCGACTCGGGCCCGAACGCCGAGCTGGCGCACTCGCTGGTCACCGCGGCGGAGCAGGCCGTCCGGCAGGGCTCGCACCGGATGGCCGCCGAGCTGTACCTGCTCGCCGCGGACCGTTCCCCCGCCGAGCCCGCCGCCGAGCGGCTGGAGTGGCTGGTCGCCGCGGCCGAGACGGGCGCGAACGGCGGGCAGCCCGACCTGGTGCACCGCGCCGCCGAGGCCGTCCTCGCCTCGGACGCCACCCGCGCGCAGCGGGTGCGGGTCAGGCTCGCCGTCCTGGACCTGTCGGGCCAGGGCCTCGCCGAGATGGGCGAGGTGTTCGCCGCGGCCCTGGTGGACGCGGACGGCGACCCGGCGCTGCTCGGCCCGCTGCGGCTGCGGATGGCGCTCGGCGCGCTGCTGAACGGCGCGCCCGAGCGCGCGGAGCACGAGGCGAACGGCGCGCTCGCGCACGCGCGGGAGGCCGGCGACACGGCGGTGGAGGCCAAGGCCCTGACCGTCCGCGCGAACATCGCGCTGATCGAGGGACGCGACGACTACGGCACCGACCTCCGGCGTGCCCGGCGCCTGCCGGAACCTCCGCTGGACGGCCAGATCCACACCACGCCCCGGTACCTCGCCGCCTACTGCGCCATCTTCGAGGACCGGCTGACCGAGGCCCGCGAGGAGCTGTTGCGGCTGCTGGCGCTGGTGGAGCGCGGGTCCGGTGAGGAGGTCGTGCACGTCCTGCGGAACCTGTCGGAGGTGTCCGCCCGGACGGGCCGGTGCCGCGAGGCGCTCGACTTCGCGGACCGTGCCATGCGCATCACCGAGGAGGCCGCGCTCAGCCCCGGGCCCGCCTGGTACCACGGCGCGCTGGCGGAGCTGTCCGGCGGGAGCGTCCGCCGCGCCATCGCGCTCGCCGAGCGGGGGCTGCGGGCGTCCGAGCAGGAGAACGACCTCATCTTCCAGAGCCGCCTGCTGCACGTGCTGGGCATCGCGCGGATGCGCGGCGGCGACGTCCGCGCGGGCGTCGACACGCTGTGGCGCATCGAGGGCGTGGGGGAGGGGCATGGGCTGCGCTCCCCGATGGTCCTGCGGTGGCGCGGCGACCTCGCCCACGGCCTGGCGATGCTCGGCGACACCGGTCTCGCCGAGGAGG carries:
- a CDS encoding DNA topoisomerase IB, which produces MTLRRSDPAEPGLGRRRHGRGFVYLGLDGRPLDDPAEKERIRALVIPPAWRDVWICPDADGHIQAMGTDAAGRRQYLYHDAWREQRDREKHEHVLELAERLPAVRATLSRYLEGRGYGRERVLAAAVRLIDLGFFRIGGEAYAADNGTYGLATVLREHVTCRRGEVAFEYPAKGSKERYQAVAEEGVCKVVSGLKRRRDEGPELLAYRTRSGWHDVTTSDINEFIREVTDGDFSAKDFRTWHATVLAAVGLAVSVRAGKAETARKRAIVRVVKEVAAYLGNTPAVARASYIDPRIIELYEEGRTIAPALTALGKETGEGELATQGPAEQAVLDLLRDADGR
- a CDS encoding SDR family oxidoreductase, producing MAPEPHDEMRGYTGSGLLDGRRALITGGDSGIGRATAVAFAKEGADVAITYLEEDDDARHTAGLVEAEGRRCVTFGGDLAEERHSREIVRHAVRDLGGLDVLVLHHGTQKPVQDVREIDGPQLRRTFEVNVYSLFWTVQEALGHLGSGASVIITGSINGLRGNKTLIDYSASKAAAMALTTSLAQNLMERGIRVNCVAPGPVWTPLIPATFDAERVEDFGKQAPMGRAAEPDEIAPSYVFFAANRLSSYYTGQTLVPAGGEIHPG
- a CDS encoding SDR family oxidoreductase gives rise to the protein MDLNGVSAVVSGGASGLGEATVRALAAHGATVVVADLNEDRGKALADEVGGIFVKTDVSDEAQVGEAVRTAAASGAPLRVIVNSAGIGWATRTVNRDGTPHDLASYETVIRVNLIGTFNLMRIGAAEIAKTEPVDEDGARGVVINTASIAGIEGQTGQIAYSASKGGIIGMTLPAARDLAAIGVRVNTICPGIIDTPIYGEGEAAEAFKAKLAAPVPFPKRMGKASEFAHLVTALIENDYMNGETIRFDGGIRFQPK
- a CDS encoding crotonase/enoyl-CoA hydratase family protein, translated to MSDDVLTEEDGAVLVITINRPKSRNAINGAVAQGIAAALDELDARRDLSIGVLTGAGGTFCAGMDLKGFLTGDNPVVDGRGFAGIVERPSEKPLIAAVEGYALAGGCEVALSCDMVVASRDAQFGLPEPTRGLVAAGGGLLRLPRRIPFHIAMEIALTGDRYPAERMAELGFVNRLTDAGGALAAAKELALRVAENAPLALAATKKIIVESADWTPEEAWRRQGEITLPVFTSKDAQEGSAAFAEKRKPNWTGE
- a CDS encoding phosphatidylserine decarboxylase, with the protein product MTLVEERQTKSTGRAKPARQSKGTRQAKATRQARGSGQAGTAKRAQADKGLPDVEYSKTIDEFIKKIQTWYKDDHEGFRTLFDAAIKHVVPPPKGTPANVYYNWENRKIKDLCDFFKAWYKWQPDVNSGLDYIEKFSWINYENDYGMVFVTCGPGLKMTADFTNLQGLQMDAPDSKKLVEKWVKQLGPKRMSDYERPAGGWKNFNHFFIKELKPGKRPIDAKDDDSVVVAPTDCVINMIVDDLTETTPIPVKTVTMNVKQLLDGSRHHKRFVGGTAVSCILMPDTYHWYHAPVGGEVVEARDDIGGVYYGMRNFPELLNKGNVGYGYDYQMFGNFRRGYVIIKTKYLDRNGKPTEDGYVGLVPVGLNSIASVTFLPKFKMLTPSVPIEKGEKIGNIQYGGSLNILLFEKDRFPALQLLQGQRIGILEQPARTAGLFTGPYHTSSQHLRPVAP
- a CDS encoding S10 family peptidase — its product is MAATGKAQNAPAAIVDSIPANIFNTLRIDLYTKDTKKARSYAGYAHVDSKTSKGKKNHLFYWLFESQTCSPNVAVHDQQDEISKTPLLIWLNGGPGASSLAGLFLEHGPLSIAADGAGTISVSPNSWNEEAHVVYWDQPIGSGYSYSDAGEYVKDEEALSEMFWEALQQFYGAHPEYAKCPLYISGQSYAGKYVPAIALKIHQKNGEKAGRRIELKGIAVGNGWIKPELSLRVMIDFCYATGFLGINQTKPLNDCLTKIEEAIKAGKMKEASKLGDELVAKILKLGGNFDVYDVRRWDGLPFGAMRAYLNNKDVKKALHVPADVTWQFADNEGPVAENLAEDIMADCSEQYAELLEEGYKTLLYTGNFDTACGYLATEEMLADLEKWSDPHENEAWLNAPRLVWTQAQGDPKGFVRRHKNLTQVALPDAGHVVPAYQPRIAREMIYNWVFGRPFVGYDPQQQLKQPNGNSGSRKGEARPVKAGPWRHGAV
- a CDS encoding helix-turn-helix transcriptional regulator, with protein sequence MDVGAAPSVALKGTPPSLVGRSAPVASVETCIAANGSAILTGPSGIGKTALLEAVGTAAAARGELVLRVAGTETERWVPCSGLAELLDQLPGTLTAQLPREELSGLPAPHPAPSGERPPDRSPLDHAACRLAFRGLLARCAEERPVLLLIDDAHWLDTESVHAIRYALRRLAARGVRAVVAGGWPDGLAAGDGNGAPWTPVPDALHLPVPPLGPDELAEMFDSYGLPVRVVNTLHSDSGGNPYLALALAGAFTDRIPRHCRPAPVPQRVHAVIVERLARLPEQARETLLMAALAIRPTADLLRRAGRTEAAREIGQAADLGLLITEGGGVRFTPPAVGTVLAEAAGAEHLARAHRALATVVPDAAGRARHRALADSGPNAELAHSLVTAAEQAVRQGSHRMAAELYLLAADRSPAEPAAERLEWLVAAAETGANGGQPDLVHRAAEAVLASDATRAQRVRVRLAVLDLSGQGLAEMGEVFAAALVDADGDPALLGPLRLRMALGALLNGAPERAEHEANGALAHAREAGDTAVEAKALTVRANIALIEGRDDYGTDLRRARRLPEPPLDGQIHTTPRYLAAYCAIFEDRLTEAREELLRLLALVERGSGEEVVHVLRNLSEVSARTGRCREALDFADRAMRITEEAALSPGPAWYHGALAELSGGSVRRAIALAERGLRASEQENDLIFQSRLLHVLGIARMRGGDVRAGVDTLWRIEGVGEGHGLRSPMVLRWRGDLAHGLAMLGDTGLAEEVIRGTRAAVGDRVRGVGVTGRLDRAEAAVLAARGEHDAAVALLRQAAMLFGRLGQPLEVGHCLLEQARIERRRRRGGPARKAAAEALEIFLRCGARPWVEHARHRLARLDMGLQDGPAPLGAAAHATLTEGEQRIAVLVGQGATNQQVANRLFLSVKTVEASLTRIYRKLGIRSRVQLGSLLHGGLDGPGASLPS